A window of Desulfobaculum bizertense DSM 18034 genomic DNA:
TGTTTTCGATGTAGTTCTCTTTGTTCTTGGACCGGTACTGGCCATTATCAAAGGCCATGATGTCACCGTTGGGGCAAACAACACATGCGTGCTGCTCGTACTGCCAGTCAAAGTTGTCCAGATCGCCTACCGGGGTGAAGAAATACTTGTCGACCATCTCCTGAGGCCAGCCTTCGGGATCGCCAATGATCCAGTTCAGTTCGCTGGTATCAAAGTCGAAGTTAACGATTGCGTCCTGGTGGCGGCCAGAAATCGTAAGACTGTTGGTCTTTTTGTCGTAGCAGACTGCGTTGTTGTGGAACCAGTCATGAGCGTCCTGAGAACCGGAGCCTGCAACGTCCTGAGGCAGGAAGTTCTTGTAATCCCAGCTCTTGAGGATTTCACCGGTGTTCTTGTCCAGAAGCACCAGCATGTCTTCGACGGTGTCGGTGGTGAAGTCCTGAGAGAGAGCCAGAATGTTGCCGTCTTCCATCTCCCACTGATCGTGGTGATAGTTGCCGGGCATACGGTACTCTTTATGAATCTTGCCGAGCATGTTGATCTCGACCAGACCTGTAGAGTTGTAAGGCATTCTGCTGAAACGGTGAGAACCAGTCAGGAGGTTGCCGTTTGCAATGCGCTTGATGTCAAACATGGTGTTGACGGTCAGCATCCAGCGGAGGTCGCCCTTGTAGTCGTATGCGGTAGGCAGATTTTTGCCAGCCGGAGACAGGAACATGAAGTTGTCGCCAAGGTAGTCCAGAGAAGTGTGGACATTCAGGCAACGGCAGACTTCTTCGGGAAGCACGCCAGTGGTGATGGAGAAGGTCTGAGACTCACCGTTGGACAGCGCCACAGTCACCTTGTTTTCAAAATCTTCGTAGAGGCCGATGACCGGGATAGCGTGGCTGGTTCCCTTGGGGAAGCTGTGAGTCAGGTTCTCACGCTCGTAGCGCTTGCCGTGGACGGTCATGGTCACTTCGACTTCTTCTTCAGTCTTGAAGAGAATCAGAGCGCACAGGGGGTTAATCAGGTACGGATTGGCAATAACGTGTGCTTTTGCCAAACAAGGCTTTTCTGCTTCAAAAGCGGCAAGGAATGCCTTTTCTGCACGGTTCTGCTTGGTTACCAAATGCTCATCGTAAACATAGTTCATTCTGGTCATTTCACTTCTCCCTATGCGTTCAGCTTTTCGATTTCTTTAACAATAGCGGGTTTCTGCTTCAGTCCTTCGAGGCGGCTGACTTCTTCACCATTCTTCATGAACAGCAAAGTCGGGAAGCCCTTGACGCCACAGCGTTCTTTAAGTTCCTGATTTTCATCAAAATCAATTGTGTAGATAGGAAAATCGGGATTGTTCTTGTCGATGTCTTTCAGAACAAAGGCAAGCATCTTACAGGGTCCACAGGTCTTGGAATAAAATTCCACGAGCATGGTGCCGGTCTTGTCCAGAGCATCAAATTCAGCGGTGTTCAGTTCTTTAATCATGATTCTTTTCCCTTCCTATCCACGGAGACTTTCAACATATTTAGCTGCGGTGTTTGCAGCGATAGCACCATCAGAGCATGCGGTAATGACCTGGCGAAGGCGTTTTGCCGTAATGTCGCCAGCACCAAACACGCCGGTCACAGAGGTCTTCATCTCACCGTCAACGGTGATGCAGCCGAACTTGTCCAAAACACCAAGCTCGCTAAAGGACTCTGAAGATGGCTTGAGACCAATGTATTCGAAGACACCGTCGCACTCGACAAAGCGTTCTGTGCCGTCTTCCTTGGTCGACTTAAATTTCACACCACTCAGGCTGGTGTCGCCAGTAAATTCAAGGATATCCTGGTAGGGATATACCGTGACGTTTTCCATAGCGCGGAGCTTGTCACAGGCCTTGGGATCTGCGGTGAGATCAAAAAGTGTCACAACAGTCAGCTTGTTCACGATACCCGCGAGGTAAATGGACTCTTCAACAGCGGAGTTGCCGCCACCGATAACCACAACGTCCTTGCCGCGGAACTGTGCGCCGTCACAAATTGCGCACCAGCTAATGCCTGCACCAGTGAACTGGTCTTCGCCGGGAACGCCGAGCTTGCGGGGAACTGTACCGGTTGCCAGAATCACAGCAGAAGCTTCGTATTCCGTGCCGTCCTCTTCGCACTTCACGATCTTCTTTTCGCCACGATCTTCGATCTCAAGAACAGTCTTGTAATCAAACTCAACGCCCAGAAGCTGGGTGTGCTCAAACATCTTGATGCTGAGTTCTGCACCGCTAATGACGCCCTGTCCTGTGTAGTTTTCGATCTCATTGGTATTGATGATCGCACCACCGGGAGCGAGGCGGTCCAGCATAAGAACTTTCATGTTTGCACGAACTGCGTAAATTGCCGCGGTCATGCCAGCAGGGCCAGCGCCGATGATAATTACGTCGTATGAATTCACGATATCCTCCTAGCTGAATAATATTTGTGAGAGAGGAAGACCGACGAGTATCAGGACCGCAACAACGATTCCTGAGGCAATAACGGTGTGTTTTGCCACGTCCTTGGTCGAAATCCACTCACTGTTGTCATAAAGAATTGCGGCAAATGGGGATGCAGCTGGCGTCGCGGCTGCAATGAGCACGACGTAGAAGAAGCAGGCCATAATGGGGCCAGAGCTAAAGCCAAAAGCATCACAGATTGCGAGGAGAACCGGAGACAGGACCAAGCCAGCCACAACAGAGTTGAAGAAGTTGGTCAGAACGATGCCAATCACAATGACTGCAATCCCCAGAGTTGTGTAACTCATGCCATAGAGAGAATCTCTCAGCAGATACTCCATGAAAATCGAAACGTTGGTCACCTTTGAGGTCATTGCTCCGCCCAGAAGGAAAGCTACAGCCACAAGGAAGTACGTTTTCCATGGAAACACAGCGTTGGTCTTTGTCAGGTCTGCAACGGGCTTACCCTTCAGGTGAATAGCCGTCGCAAGGAAGACAATGATCAGCGTGCCGCACAGTGCATTTGCGCTCAGGAATGCTCCGAGCATATTATCTTTTCCAATAATGCCGGGCAGCAGCAGCCACAGGGCATAGAAGAAAAAGAGTCCAACAATTATTTTGTGCCTCAGTGTCAGAGGAGGAAGCTTGTCTTTTTTCAAGATTTCGACATCAAGCGTTTTCAGTGGGGAGACATCCACCCGGAAAATGAAACGCATGGCGAAGAGCATCGCTCCAATGCAGAGGAGAGAAATAATAAATCCAAAGAGGAGATATATTGAGAGATTCAAAGGCTGGATATTCAGCTCTGGTGCGGAATGGGCGAGGTTCTGCATATTACTCAGCAGATAAAACGCACCGCCTTTGATGGGATCGGTCGCGAAAGAAAGCAGCGCCATCATCATGGTATAGACAATCATAAGGGACACATAGGAGTCGCCTTTCTTAAAGCCTACGTAATTAAAGATGATGTACAGCGCGGGCCACAT
This region includes:
- a CDS encoding thioredoxin family protein, with the protein product MIKELNTAEFDALDKTGTMLVEFYSKTCGPCKMLAFVLKDIDKNNPDFPIYTIDFDENQELKERCGVKGFPTLLFMKNGEEVSRLEGLKQKPAIVKEIEKLNA
- a CDS encoding NAD(P)/FAD-dependent oxidoreductase; the protein is MNSYDVIIIGAGPAGMTAAIYAVRANMKVLMLDRLAPGGAIINTNEIENYTGQGVISGAELSIKMFEHTQLLGVEFDYKTVLEIEDRGEKKIVKCEEDGTEYEASAVILATGTVPRKLGVPGEDQFTGAGISWCAICDGAQFRGKDVVVIGGGNSAVEESIYLAGIVNKLTVVTLFDLTADPKACDKLRAMENVTVYPYQDILEFTGDTSLSGVKFKSTKEDGTERFVECDGVFEYIGLKPSSESFSELGVLDKFGCITVDGEMKTSVTGVFGAGDITAKRLRQVITACSDGAIAANTAAKYVESLRG
- a CDS encoding aryl-sulfate sulfotransferase; translated protein: MTRMNYVYDEHLVTKQNRAEKAFLAAFEAEKPCLAKAHVIANPYLINPLCALILFKTEEEVEVTMTVHGKRYERENLTHSFPKGTSHAIPVIGLYEDFENKVTVALSNGESQTFSITTGVLPEEVCRCLNVHTSLDYLGDNFMFLSPAGKNLPTAYDYKGDLRWMLTVNTMFDIKRIANGNLLTGSHRFSRMPYNSTGLVEINMLGKIHKEYRMPGNYHHDQWEMEDGNILALSQDFTTDTVEDMLVLLDKNTGEILKSWDYKNFLPQDVAGSGSQDAHDWFHNNAVCYDKKTNSLTISGRHQDAIVNFDFDTSELNWIIGDPEGWPQEMVDKYFFTPVGDLDNFDWQYEQHACVVCPNGDIMAFDNGQYRSKNKENYIENRDNFSRGVRYRIDTDKMEIEQIWQYGKERGQEFFSPYISNVEFYEEGHYLIHSGGIGFEDGYAAKGLGAFLDMKDPRVELRSVTVEEKDGVVLYELEVEGNFYRAEKLTPYHEGENLVFGEGKLLGNLDVTPTFDTIPELDEVAELPAAEHEIELEEDEDRMVFHGKFEKGTLVMVLLEGPETHGYFVNTAAVHHLAMCSGAFLEDDSRAVKLSISKNGLCGKYDVKLIINDHKYPTGISIFC